A window from Chiloscyllium punctatum isolate Juve2018m chromosome 3, sChiPun1.3, whole genome shotgun sequence encodes these proteins:
- the LOC140455260 gene encoding uncharacterized protein isoform X3, with protein MGQRLKEIKGIKFLPVYSSHHFIHLYPVPPSVSTALWKTTRVCPISPSQKLCEPHIALTHLCEPHIALTHLCELHNTLTHLCEPHIALTHLCELHNTLTHLCEPHIALTHLCEPHIALTHLCEPHIALTHLCEPHIALTHLCEPHIALTHLCEPHIALTHLCEPHNTLTHLCEPHIALTHLCEPHNTLTHLCEPHNTLTHLCEPHNTLTHLCEPHIALTHLCEPHNTLTHLCEPHNTLTHLCEPHNTLTHLCEPHIALTHFCEPHIALTHLCEPHIALTHLCEPHIALTHLCEPHIALTHLCEPHIALTHLCEPHIALTHLCEPHIALTHLCEPHIALTHLCEPHNTLTHLCEPHIALTHLCEPHNTLTHLCELHNTLTHLCEPHIALTHLCEPHIALTHLCEPHIALTHLCEPHIALTHLCEPHIALTHLCEPHIALTHLCEPHIALTHLCEPHIALTHLCEPHIALTHLCEPHNTLTHLCEPHIALTHLCEPHNTLTHLCELHNTLTHLCEPHIALTHLCEPHIALTHLCEPHIALTHLCEPHNTLTHLCELHIALTHLCEPHIALTHFCEPHNTLTHLCEPHNTLTHLCEPHNTLINLFCTLYIPSTILNSRTVHNTLSCGLTNVLYSYNITSTPQLIKASNHIIHLYC; from the exons ATGGGGCAGAGATTGAAGGAGATCAAGGGGataaagtttcttcctgtctattcctctcatcattttatacatcTCTATCCTGTTCCTCCCTCAGTCTCCACTGCACTATGGAAAACAACCAGAGTCTGTCCAATTTCTCCATCACAGAAACTCTGTGAACCACACATCGCCCTGACACACCTCTGTGAACCACACATCGCCCTGACACACCTCTGTGAACTGCACAACACCCTGACACACCTCTGTGAACCACACATCGCCCTGACACACCTCTGTGAACTGCACAACACCCTGACACACCTCTGTGAACCACACATCGCCCTGACACACCTCTGTGAACCACACATCGCCCTGACACACCTCTGTGAACCACACATCGCCCTGACACACCTCTGTGAACCACACATCGCCCTGACACACCTCTGTGAACCACACATCGCCCTGACACACCTCTGTGAACCACACATCGCCCTGACACACCTCTGTGAACCACACAACACCCTGACACACCTCTGTGAACCACACATCGCCCTGACACACCTCTGTGAACCACACAACACCCTGACACACCTCTGTGAACCACACAACACCCTGACACACCTCTGTGAACCACACAACACCCTGACACACCTCTGTGAACCACACATCGCCCTGACACACCTCTGTGAACCACACAACACCCTGACACACCTCTGTGAACCACACAACACCCTGACACACCTCTGTGAACCACACAACACCCTGACACACCTCTGTGAACCACACATCGCCCTGACACACTTCTGTGAACCACACATCGCCCTGACACACCTCTGTGAACCACACATCGCCCTGACACACCTCTGTGAACCACACATCGCCCTGACACACCTCTGTGAACCACACATCGCCCTGACACACCTCTGTGAACCACACATCGCCCTGACACACCTCTGTGAACCACACATCGCCCTGACACACCTCTGTGAACCACACATCGCCCTGACACACCTCTGTGAACCACACATCGCCCTGACACACCTCTGTGAACCACACAACACCCTGACACACCTCTGTGAACCACACATCGCCCTGACACACCTCTGTGAACCACACAACACCCTGACACACCTCTGTGAACTGCACAACACCCTGACACACCTCTGTGAACCGCACATCGCCCTGACACACCTCTGTGAACCACACATCGCCCTGACACACCTCTGTGAACCACACATCGCCCTGACACACCTCTGTGAACCACACATCGCCCTGACACACCTCTGTGAACCACACATCGCCCTGACACACCTCTGTGAACCACACATCGCCCTGACACACCTCTGTGAACCACACATCGCCCTGACACACCTCTGTGAACCACACATCGCCCTGACACACCTCTGTGAACCACACATCGCCCTGACACACCTCTGTGAACCACACAACACCCTGACACACCTCTGTGAACCACACATCGCCCTGACACACCTCTGTGAACCACACAACACCCTGACACACCTCTGTGAACTGCACAACACCCTGACACACCTCTGTGAACCGCACATCGCCCTGACACACCTCTGTGAACCACACATCGCCCTGACACAC CTCTGTGAACCACACATCGCCCTGACACACCTCTGTGAACCACACAACACCCTGACACACCTCTGTGAACTGCACATCGCCCTGACACACCTCTGTGAACCACACATCGCCCTGACACACTTCTGTGAACCGCACAACACCCTGACACACCTCTGTGAACCACACAACACCCTGACACACCTCTGTGAACCGCACAACACCCTGATAAACCTTTTTTGCACCCTCTACATTCCTTCTACAATCTTGaattccagaactgtacacaatactcttagttgtggtctaaccaatgttttatacagttATAACATAACCTCCACGCCTCAGTTAATAAAGGCAAGTAACCACATTATCCACTTGTATTGCTAA
- the LOC140455260 gene encoding uncharacterized protein isoform X2 produces MGQRLKEIKGIKFLPVYSSHHFIHLYPVPPSVSTALWKTTRVCPISPSQKLCEPHIALTHLCEPHIALTHLCELHNTLTHLCEPHIALTHLCELHNTLTHLCEPHIALTHLCEPHIALTHLCEPHIALTHLCEPHIALTHLCEPHIALTHLCEPHIALTHLCEPHNTLTHLCEPHIALTHLCEPHNTLTHLCEPHNTLTHLCEPHNTLTHLCEPHIALTHLCEPHNTLTHLCEPHNTLTHLCEPHNTLTHLCEPHIALTHFCEPHIALTHLCEPHIALTHLCEPHIALTHLCEPHIALTHLCEPHIALTHLCEPHIALTHLCEPHIALTHLCEPHIALTHLCEPHNTLTHLCEPHIALTHLCEPHNTLTHLCELHNTLTHLCEPHIALTHLCEPHIALTHLCEPHIALTHLCEPHIALTHLCEPHIALTHLCEPHIALTHLCEPHIALTHLCEPHIALTHLCEPHIALTHLCEPHNTLTHLCEPHIALTHLCEPHNTLTHLCEPHIALTHLCEPHIALTHLCEPHIALTHLCEPHNTLTHLCEPHIALTHLCEPHNTLTHLCELHIALTHLCEPHIALTHFCEPHNTLTHLCEPHNTLTHLCEPHNTLINLFCTLYIPSTILNSRTVHNTLSCGLTNVLYSYNITSTPQLIKASNHIIHLYC; encoded by the exons ATGGGGCAGAGATTGAAGGAGATCAAGGGGataaagtttcttcctgtctattcctctcatcattttatacatcTCTATCCTGTTCCTCCCTCAGTCTCCACTGCACTATGGAAAACAACCAGAGTCTGTCCAATTTCTCCATCACAGAAACTCTGTGAACCACACATCGCCCTGACACACCTCTGTGAACCACACATCGCCCTGACACACCTCTGTGAACTGCACAACACCCTGACACACCTCTGTGAACCACACATCGCCCTGACACACCTCTGTGAACTGCACAACACCCTGACACACCTCTGTGAACCACACATCGCCCTGACACACCTCTGTGAACCACACATCGCCCTGACACACCTCTGTGAACCACACATCGCCCTGACACACCTCTGTGAACCACACATCGCCCTGACACACCTCTGTGAACCACACATCGCCCTGACACACCTCTGTGAACCACACATCGCCCTGACACACCTCTGTGAACCACACAACACCCTGACACACCTCTGTGAACCACACATCGCCCTGACACACCTCTGTGAACCACACAACACCCTGACACACCTCTGTGAACCACACAACACCCTGACACACCTCTGTGAACCACACAACACCCTGACACACCTCTGTGAACCACACATCGCCCTGACACACCTCTGTGAACCACACAACACCCTGACACACCTCTGTGAACCACACAACACCCTGACACACCTCTGTGAACCACACAACACCCTGACACACCTCTGTGAACCACACATCGCCCTGACACACTTCTGTGAACCACACATCGCCCTGACACACCTCTGTGAACCACACATCGCCCTGACACACCTCTGTGAACCACACATCGCCCTGACACACCTCTGTGAACCACACATCGCCCTGACACACCTCTGTGAACCACACATCGCCCTGACACACCTCTGTGAACCACACATCGCCCTGACACACCTCTGTGAACCACACATCGCCCTGACACACCTCTGTGAACCACACATCGCCCTGACACACCTCTGTGAACCACACAACACCCTGACACACCTCTGTGAACCACACATCGCCCTGACACACCTCTGTGAACCACACAACACCCTGACACACCTCTGTGAACTGCACAACACCCTGACACACCTCTGTGAACCGCACATCGCCCTGACACACCTCTGTGAACCACACATCGCCCTGACACACCTCTGTGAACCACACATCGCCCTGACACACCTCTGTGAACCACACATCGCCCTGACACACCTCTGTGAACCACACATCGCCCTGACACACCTCTGTGAACCACACATCGCCCTGACACACCTCTGTGAACCACACATCGCCCTGACACACCTCTGTGAACCACACATCGCCCTGACACACCTCTGTGAACCACACATCGCCCTGACACACCTCTGTGAACCACACAACACCCTGACACACCTCTGTGAACCACACATCGCCCTGACACACCTCTGTGAACCACACAACACCCTGACACAC CTCTGTGAACCGCACATCGCCCTGACACACCTCTGTGAACCACACATCGCCCTGACACACCTCTGTGAACCGCACATCGCCCTGACACACCTCTGTGAACCACACAACACCCTGACACACCTCTGTGAACCACACATCGCCCTGACACACCTCTGTGAACCACACAACACCCTGACACACCTCTGTGAACTGCACATCGCCCTGACACACCTCTGTGAACCACACATCGCCCTGACACACTTCTGTGAACCGCACAACACCCTGACACACCTCTGTGAACCACACAACACCCTGACACACCTCTGTGAACCGCACAACACCCTGATAAACCTTTTTTGCACCCTCTACATTCCTTCTACAATCTTGaattccagaactgtacacaatactcttagttgtggtctaaccaatgttttatacagttATAACATAACCTCCACGCCTCAGTTAATAAAGGCAAGTAACCACATTATCCACTTGTATTGCTAA
- the LOC140455260 gene encoding uncharacterized protein isoform X1 has protein sequence MGQRLKEIKGIKFLPVYSSHHFIHLYPVPPSVSTALWKTTRVCPISPSQKLCEPHIALTHLCEPHIALTHLCELHNTLTHLCEPHIALTHLCELHNTLTHLCEPHIALTHLCEPHIALTHLCEPHIALTHLCEPHIALTHLCEPHIALTHLCEPHIALTHLCEPHNTLTHLCEPHIALTHLCEPHNTLTHLCEPHNTLTHLCEPHNTLTHLCEPHIALTHLCEPHNTLTHLCEPHNTLTHLCEPHNTLTHLCEPHIALTHFCEPHIALTHLCEPHIALTHLCEPHIALTHLCEPHIALTHLCEPHIALTHLCEPHIALTHLCEPHIALTHLCEPHIALTHLCEPHNTLTHLCEPHIALTHLCEPHNTLTHLCEPHIALTHLCEPHIALTHLCEPHIALTHLCEPHIALTHLCEPHIALTHLCEPHIALTHLCEPHIALTHLCEPHIALTHLCEPHIALTHLCEPHNTLTHLCEPHIALTHLCEPHNTLTHLCELHNTLTHLCEPHIALTHLCEPHIALTHLCEPHIALTHLCEPHNTLTHLCEPHIALTHLCEPHNTLTHLCELHIALTHLCEPHIALTHFCEPHNTLTHLCEPHNTLTHLCEPHNTLINLFCTLYIPSTILNSRTVHNTLSCGLTNVLYSYNITSTPQLIKASNHIIHLYC, from the exons ATGGGGCAGAGATTGAAGGAGATCAAGGGGataaagtttcttcctgtctattcctctcatcattttatacatcTCTATCCTGTTCCTCCCTCAGTCTCCACTGCACTATGGAAAACAACCAGAGTCTGTCCAATTTCTCCATCACAGAAACTCTGTGAACCACACATCGCCCTGACACACCTCTGTGAACCACACATCGCCCTGACACACCTCTGTGAACTGCACAACACCCTGACACACCTCTGTGAACCACACATCGCCCTGACACACCTCTGTGAACTGCACAACACCCTGACACACCTCTGTGAACCACACATCGCCCTGACACACCTCTGTGAACCACACATCGCCCTGACACACCTCTGTGAACCACACATCGCCCTGACACACCTCTGTGAACCACACATCGCCCTGACACACCTCTGTGAACCACACATCGCCCTGACACACCTCTGTGAACCACACATCGCCCTGACACACCTCTGTGAACCACACAACACCCTGACACACCTCTGTGAACCACACATCGCCCTGACACACCTCTGTGAACCACACAACACCCTGACACACCTCTGTGAACCACACAACACCCTGACACACCTCTGTGAACCACACAACACCCTGACACACCTCTGTGAACCACACATCGCCCTGACACACCTCTGTGAACCACACAACACCCTGACACACCTCTGTGAACCACACAACACCCTGACACACCTCTGTGAACCACACAACACCCTGACACACCTCTGTGAACCACACATCGCCCTGACACACTTCTGTGAACCACACATCGCCCTGACACACCTCTGTGAACCACACATCGCCCTGACACACCTCTGTGAACCACACATCGCCCTGACACACCTCTGTGAACCACACATCGCCCTGACACACCTCTGTGAACCACACATCGCCCTGACACACCTCTGTGAACCACACATCGCCCTGACACACCTCTGTGAACCACACATCGCCCTGACACACCTCTGTGAACCACACATCGCCCTGACACACCTCTGTGAACCACACAACACCCTGACACACCTCTGTGAACCACACATCGCCCTGACACACCTCTGTGAACCACACAACACCCTGACACAC CTCTGTGAACCGCACATCGCCCTGACACACCTCTGTGAACCACACATCGCCCTGACACACCTCTGTGAACCACACATCGCCCTGACACACCTCTGTGAACCACACATCGCCCTGACACACCTCTGTGAACCACACATCGCCCTGACACACCTCTGTGAACCACACATCGCCCTGACACACCTCTGTGAACCACACATCGCCCTGACACACCTCTGTGAACCACACATCGCCCTGACACACCTCTGTGAACCACACATCGCCCTGACACACCTCTGTGAACCACACAACACCCTGACACACCTCTGTGAACCACACATCGCCCTGACACACCTCTGTGAACCACACAACACCCTGACACACCTCTGTGAACTGCACAACACCCTGACACACCTCTGTGAACCGCACATCGCCCTGACACACCTCTGTGAACCACACATCGCCCTGACACACCTCTGTGAACCGCACATCGCCCTGACACACCTCTGTGAACCACACAACACCCTGACACACCTCTGTGAACCACACATCGCCCTGACACACCTCTGTGAACCACACAACACCCTGACACACCTCTGTGAACTGCACATCGCCCTGACACACCTCTGTGAACCACACATCGCCCTGACACACTTCTGTGAACCGCACAACACCCTGACACACCTCTGTGAACCACACAACACCCTGACACACCTCTGTGAACCGCACAACACCCTGATAAACCTTTTTTGCACCCTCTACATTCCTTCTACAATCTTGaattccagaactgtacacaatactcttagttgtggtctaaccaatgttttatacagttATAACATAACCTCCACGCCTCAGTTAATAAAGGCAAGTAACCACATTATCCACTTGTATTGCTAA
- the LOC140455260 gene encoding uncharacterized protein isoform X4, giving the protein MGQRLKEIKGIKFLPVYSSHHFIHLYPVPPSVSTALWKTTRVCPISPSQKLCEPHIALTHLCEPHIALTHLCELHNTLTHLCEPHIALTHLCELHNTLTHLCEPHIALTHLCEPHIALTHLCEPHIALTHLCEPHIALTHLCEPHIALTHLCEPHIALTHLCEPHNTLTHLCEPHIALTHLCEPHIALTHLCEPHNTLTHLCEPHNTLTHLCEPHNTLTHLCEPHIALTHFCEPHIALTHLCEPHIALTHLCEPHIALTHLCEPHIALTHLCEPHIALTHLCEPHIALTHLCEPHIALTHLCEPHIALTHLCEPHNTLTHLCEPHIALTHLCEPHNTLTHLCELHNTLTHLCEPHIALTHLCEPHIALTHLCEPHIALTHLCEPHIALTHLCEPHIALTHLCEPHIALTHLCEPHIALTHLCEPHIALTHLCEPHIALTHLCEPHNTLTHLCEPHIALTHLCEPHNTLTHLCELHNTLTHLCEPHIALTHLCEPHIALTHLCEPHIALTHLCEPHNTLTHLCEPHIALTHLCEPHNTLTHLCELHIALTHLCEPHIALTHFCEPHNTLTHLCEPHNTLTHLCEPHNTLINLFCTLYIPSTILNSRTVHNTLSCGLTNVLYSYNITSTPQLIKASNHIIHLYC; this is encoded by the exons ATGGGGCAGAGATTGAAGGAGATCAAGGGGataaagtttcttcctgtctattcctctcatcattttatacatcTCTATCCTGTTCCTCCCTCAGTCTCCACTGCACTATGGAAAACAACCAGAGTCTGTCCAATTTCTCCATCACAGAAACTCTGTGAACCACACATCGCCCTGACACACCTCTGTGAACCACACATCGCCCTGACACACCTCTGTGAACTGCACAACACCCTGACACACCTCTGTGAACCACACATCGCCCTGACACACCTCTGTGAACTGCACAACACCCTGACACACCTCTGTGAACCACACATCGCCCTGACACACCTCTGTGAACCACACATCGCCCTGACACACCTCTGTGAACCACACATCGCCCTGACACACCTCTGTGAACCACACATCGCCCTGACACACCTCTGTGAACCACACATCGCCCTGACACACCTCTGTGAACCACACATCGCCCTGACACACCTCTGTGAACCACACAACACCCTGACACACCTCTGTGAACCACACATCGCCCTGACACAC CTCTGTGAACCACACATCGCCCTGACACACCTCTGTGAACCACACAACACCCTGACACACCTCTGTGAACCACACAACACCCTGACACACCTCTGTGAACCACACAACACCCTGACACACCTCTGTGAACCACACATCGCCCTGACACACTTCTGTGAACCACACATCGCCCTGACACACCTCTGTGAACCACACATCGCCCTGACACACCTCTGTGAACCACACATCGCCCTGACACACCTCTGTGAACCACACATCGCCCTGACACACCTCTGTGAACCACACATCGCCCTGACACACCTCTGTGAACCACACATCGCCCTGACACACCTCTGTGAACCACACATCGCCCTGACACACCTCTGTGAACCACACATCGCCCTGACACACCTCTGTGAACCACACAACACCCTGACACACCTCTGTGAACCACACATCGCCCTGACACACCTCTGTGAACCACACAACACCCTGACACACCTCTGTGAACTGCACAACACCCTGACACACCTCTGTGAACCGCACATCGCCCTGACACACCTCTGTGAACCACACATCGCCCTGACACACCTCTGTGAACCACACATCGCCCTGACACACCTCTGTGAACCACACATCGCCCTGACACACCTCTGTGAACCACACATCGCCCTGACACACCTCTGTGAACCACACATCGCCCTGACACACCTCTGTGAACCACACATCGCCCTGACACACCTCTGTGAACCACACATCGCCCTGACACACCTCTGTGAACCACACATCGCCCTGACACACCTCTGTGAACCACACAACACCCTGACACACCTCTGTGAACCACACATCGCCCTGACACACCTCTGTGAACCACACAACACCCTGACACACCTCTGTGAACTGCACAACACCCTGACACACCTCTGTGAACCGCACATCGCCCTGACACACCTCTGTGAACCACACATCGCCCTGACACACCTCTGTGAACCGCACATCGCCCTGACACACCTCTGTGAACCACACAACACCCTGACACACCTCTGTGAACCACACATCGCCCTGACACACCTCTGTGAACCACACAACACCCTGACACACCTCTGTGAACTGCACATCGCCCTGACACACCTCTGTGAACCACACATCGCCCTGACACACTTCTGTGAACCGCACAACACCCTGACACACCTCTGTGAACCACACAACACCCTGACACACCTCTGTGAACCGCACAACACCCTGATAAACCTTTTTTGCACCCTCTACATTCCTTCTACAATCTTGaattccagaactgtacacaatactcttagttgtggtctaaccaatgttttatacagttATAACATAACCTCCACGCCTCAGTTAATAAAGGCAAGTAACCACATTATCCACTTGTATTGCTAA